The DNA sequence ACCCCGCCCGGCGCCCGGACGCACCGTTGACGCCATGGCAACCACCACCACCAAGATTCGGCCCCGCGCCCTCGTCCGTGCCTCCGGAGGTCCCCGCTATGCCGTCGCCCTGGCCGTGGACGCGCTCGGCACCGGCCTGCTGCGTCCCTTCCTGCTGCTCTACGGGGTGACCGTGCTGGAGCTGTCCGCGCCGGCCACCGGTATCGCCATGACGGCCGGCGTCGTCCTGGGTCTGGTGTGCATGCCCGGGGTGGGCCGATGGCTGGACCGGGGCGCACGCAGCACGGTCGTCGCGGCGTCGATGCTGGTACGGGTGCTGGGCGTGGCGCTGTTGCTGGCCACCCCGGCGGGTCACGTCTGGCTGTTCGCGACGGCGGCGCTCTTCCTCGGCATCGGCAACCAGGCGTGGCCGGCCGCCCACGCGGCCCTCGTGGCCACGATCGCCCACGGCCGGGAACGCGACGTCGCCCTCGCGGCAGGGCGTGCTCTGCGCAACGCCGGCCTGGGCGTGGGCGCGCTCCTCGCCACCGCGTGCCTGGCGGGCGGCACCACCGCCTTGCAGGCGCTGGCGGCGGTCACCGGGGTCGCCTACCTCACGGCGGCGGTGTTGGCATGGTCGGTCCACCTGCACGCGCGCCCGGCCGATGCCCCGGCCAAGGACGGGGTCGGGGACGGGGCCGGGGTCGGGAACGACGGGCCCGCACCACGGATGCGCGGGCTGCTTGCCGCCAACGTGGTCTACGTCTTCTGCCTCAACGTCCCCGAAATCGCGCTCCCTCTGGTCCTGTTGACTCAGTTGCACGCGTCCCCCGTGTGGTCGGCGGCCATCTTCGTGGCCAACACGGTGCTGGTGGTCGCCCTGCAGGTGCCGGTCACCGTCCTGATGTCCCGGTTCTCCCGGCGGACCTCGCTGGCTCTCGCGGGCGTGGTACTCGCCGCGTCCTACCTCGGTTTCCTCGCGGCCACCTCACTGGGACACGGCTGGGGTGCCGCGGCTGTCGCCGCGGTGTCCGTGGTCTGCACCATCGGCGAGATCCTCTACGCCGGCAGCGCCACCGCCCTCGTCACCGCCCTCGCCCCCGCCCCTGTCCTGGGCCGCTCCCTCGCTCGCTTCCAGCTCTCCACGGGGTTCGGCCTGGCCGTCTCGCCCGCGGTCATCACCTCTCTCGCATCCCGCGGCCCGTCCGCCCTCTGGGGCAGCCTCGCCGCTGCGACGCTCCTCGCCGCCTCGGCCGTCGCCACCGAGAAGGGCCAAGGACCACGGCTCGGCGGTTGCCCGGCCCCCGAAGGGCGGTGCTCGTCAGAGGCCGGGAAGGCGCCCACCGTTCAACTGCCGTAGCGCGGCCGAGTGCGAGAGCAGCGCGATCGCGGCGACCAACAGGCGCAGGAACATCGCCACGACGCTGCGCAGCCTCAAGAAGGCCCTGGAAACCGGCTGAAAGGCCGGCACCGCCGGCACCGCACTCTGTCCGCGGGCGCCGGGCCTTCGCGCGAGGACCTCGTGTTCGCGGCGCGTGAGGTCCTCGGGCAGGGCGGATCCCGACACGGGGGCATGCGCGGTCGTGGTCGTGGCCGTGTTCCTGACGGTGGCGAGCAGCCGGTCCTGTACTTCGCGGTCGAGTACGGACTGACCGGCGGCGGCCGCCCGGATGGCGCGGGTGATGTCCTCGCGTCCCGCTTTCTTCGTCAGGTACCCGCGGGATCCCGCGCCCAGTGCGCCCAGGATCGAGTCGTCGTCGGCGAAGGTGGTGAGCACGACCACCGCCACCCGGGGGTACTGCTCGCACAGCCGGCGGGTCGTCTCGATCAGCGCGTGTACGGTCCACTGCGCCTGCTTCAGGCTCTCTTTGACCAGGGCGTGGGCTTTGGCATTGGCTTCCCGGACCTTCTCCAGGTCACCGGTGTCGATCAACGCGTCGGTCAGTTCCAGCTGCATGTTGATCCCGGCCAGTGAGTGCGCCAGTACGTCGTGCACGTCCCGGGCGATCCGGCCGCGTTCGCTCAGCACGGCCGTCCGCGCCTCGGCTCGGTCGGCTCGGTCGGTGGTGGTCCTGTTCATCGCGCCGGCCTGCAGGGCGAAGTCCGCAGGGTCGGCCTTGCCGCCGGGACTGGTCCGTGCCCGGGTCCCAACGGGCGCTGCATCGGGCACCGTTGTCCGGCGGTCCTGGTGCCACGATTCGGGCGGCGGAGGAGGAGTTCTCCTCCGCGTGGACCGGGGCCGAGAGGCCGGTCAGGGTCAGCGCGACCGCGGTGGTGGCCGTCAGCCACGCCCGGCGTATTCGGGTGGGGGACCTGCGCCGGGTCAGGCGGGTCGTGTCGCAAAGCAGAAGAAGTGCTCCTCGGGCCCCGCGAGGGGATCCGCGGGTACGAAGGACGACGTGTGGTGGTGGAGCACTTCGAGGCCGGCTGCCCTCAGCTGCCGCAGGTGCTGGTCCGCGGACAGGCTGCTGACGGTCACCGGATGGCCCATCCACTCGATGTCCAGCCCCCGGATGTCTCCCGGGACCGTGGCCAGCACGAGGTAACCGCCCGGCGCGATCCAGGACGCCATCCGGTCCAGGGCGGCAGCGATGTCGGACTGGTCCATGACCAGAAGGGGGAAGAAGGAGCACACGGCGTCGAAGCCGGCCGCCCGGGGCACGTACGTGCGTACGTCGGCCTGCTCGAAACGCGCCCCTGGGAGCCGGGCACGGGCCGTCTCGACCATGGCCGCCGACACGTCGATCCCGGTCACGGTGTGCCCGGCACGGACGAGCACCTCCGCCGTGGGCCTGCCGGTGCCGCTGCCCACGTCCAGCACCTGAGCTCCGGATGGCAGCCGCTCCACGAGCCATTGCAGGGCCTCCAACTGCGCGGGCACGGACCCGAACAGGTCCTCGTACCGCTCCCCAAGCGCGTCGAACACCTCGGCCGCGCTCTTGCGTCGGGTCATGTCCCCTCCTCGTGTCGGCTGTTGCCACGCTACCGGCCGCCTCGACCCGGCACCCCAGCTCTCCCCTTTTGGGCCTGCCGGCCGGTCAGCCGGACCCGGCTCCGCCTTCCCCCGGGTGCGGACCGTCCGGTGATCAGGCGCCGTACACCCGGAACTCGGCGACTTGACCGGCGGGCCAGCCCGTATTGGAGGTGAAGACGAGCCGCAGGTGACGGGCCGTGGTGGCGGCGGGCAGGGCCAGGGTGGTGGTGTTCCCGGTGGACGGGTCGAAAGTGTGGGCCGAGGCGCCGAGCAGGTGACTGAAAGTAGTGCCGTCGGCGCTGCCCTGGACGGCGACGGTCTGCGTACGGGTGGCCCACGCGGTGGCCGGAGGGAGGGTGAGGACGATGCGGCGGACTCCCACGGAGTTGCCCAGGTCTACCTGGAGCCATTGGGGGAAAGCGTTGTTGGCGCTCTCCCAGTACGTGTTCGCCTGACCGTCCACGGCGTAGCCCGATCCGTACACCTGGGTGTGGCTGCTCTCGGCGGTCGGCCGGTTCAGGGCCAGGTCGACGGAGGGGGAGCCGCTGGCGGCGGTGGTCGGGGTCACCTGCCCGGACGGCTGGGAGATGGAGCCTGCCGCATCGAGAGCCTGCACGTCGAAGGCGTAGGACGTCGAGGCGGTGAGCCCGGTCACCGTGAACGTGGTGGAGCTCCCCGGGGCCGTTCCGATCGGGGTGGCGCCGGCGCCGGTGATCCGGCGGATCCGGTAGCCCGTCACGCCGATGTCGTCGGTGGAGGCCGTCCAGGCCAGCGTGACGGTGGTGTCGGTCACGGCCGTCGCGTGCAGGTTGCCGGGGGGCGTCGGGGCAGCCGTGTCCCCGCCGACGACCGGCGGGGTCGGGCGGACGGGGGTGAGGGGGATCTGCCCCTTCAGCATCCGGGCGCCGTCGCCCGTCAGCCGCAGGTAGTAGTCGGACGAGCAGGCGGTCCCGTCCTCGTCGAGGGCCGCGAGGCCCGATCCGGTCGGCACCCACAGCTGGGACTCGGCGGTCTTGGCGATCTGGTTGCCCTCGTTGTACTCGTCGAACATGGAGATGTACGCACTCGGGACCCCGGCCCGGCCCATGTTGTAGAACTGCCGCCACATGAAGTCGCCGTGGGCGCGCTGCCGCTCGGTCACCCCTCCGGGCAGGACGCACGGCTGGTAGTCGATTCCGTGTGCGGTGCATTCGGCGAGGTCGGGCACGGTCGCGACGTTGTAGAAGTTGTCGGCGTCCCCGGCGTTGCCGATCCGGCCGACCATCCACGGCGAGAGCATGTCGAAGGCGTGGTAGACCCCGGAGAAGCCGGGACGCGAGTCCCGGTCTCCCGTCCGCCACCAGGTCGGTACTCCGCCGATCACGTAACAACCCTGCTGCTTGAACCAATTGAGGACATCCAGGCAGGCGTCCGGGGCGAAGGGGCGCTGGTTGTCGTTGAAGCCGAAGCCCCAGAGACACACGGCGGGCTTGCCGTTCTGCCGGGCGTACGCGGGCGAGCCGGTGTGGGCCCGCATCTTGTTCACCCAGTCGGCCTTGATGTCCGTCTGCATGGACGTCCAGTCGGAAACGTCGTACATCACGTAGAACTTGACGCCCTGGGACTCGGCCGCGCTGCGCACCTTCCCCGCCATCGCGTCGCGGGTCGGCCCCTCGCCGCCGGTGGGGTTGAAGCGCTGGAGTGCGGCCGTGTCGATGCCGTACTCCTTCATCCAGCGGAAGTGCACGTCGACGGTCGACTGATCGTAGGAGGAGAACAGCGAAGCGGGCTGTCCGTTGCCCAGGTTCCCGAAACCGGTGCGGTACGTGGTCGGATAGTCGCGGACATCGGGCCACGCCACGATGGCCCTGTTCGACGTGGACGGTGTCTGGCTCCAGTTCTGGGCCCAGTGCCACCAGCCGTTGATCGGGGCGCCGTCGCCGGCGCACGCGAACCAGCCCTGGTACCCCACGGTGACCTTGCCGACGACATCGCCGGGCGCACTCGCCGCGCGTGCGCCGTCGGCGAGCGCGGTCCGGGAGGCTCCGACTACTCCGGCGAGTCCGACAACTCCGGTGGCTCCGGCGGCTGTAGCGGCCTGCAGAACCGTACGACGCGTGACACCCATCTGGATCTCCTCCGACTGTTCGTCGCATCCGCTGCCGCGGGGTGGTTCGGCGCGCGGGGGCGTCGGCAGCGCTGACGCGGGAGAGCGTATGGAGCCGAGTGCAGGGATGCAATAGAGAGCCATTTATTCGCAAAAACCAAAACGAGTAACGCAAAGCAGCGACGCCGGGGCGTACCTCGCCGGCCTGTTCGCCTGCGTCGAGGAGGCGCTGGACGGCGGCGGTGACGGGGGCCAGGAGGCGCTGATAACTTCCTGGGCGGCCGCGGAGTGCAGCGCTTCGCCGAGGCCGTGCTTGATGCGCGCGTACCCCGTCAGGGTGGTGAACCAACTTCGCAGTGCCGGACCGTGGCCACCCGGTCTGGTCCTACGGGTCGAGCGAGGAGATCCTCGGCCGGGCCCTGAAGGACTACGCGAATCGCGACGACGTTGTCATCACCACCAAGGTCCGCCACGACATGCGCCCGGGCAGCCCCAACGGGGGTGGCCTGTCCCGTAAGGCGATCACGACCGAGATCGACCACAGCCTGCGCCGGCGACCGCGCGGCCACCGACGGCGGCTACGCCGACCTCCTCTACAAGGCCAGTGCCGACAGCGACCGCCTGATCATCGACGAAGTCGGGGCCATCGCGCAGACCCGCGGGATCTCCCGCGCCCAGGTCTCCCTGGCCTGGCTGCGCCGCAACCCCATCGTGGCCGCGCCCCTGGTCGGCGGACGGACCATCGAGCAGATCAACGAGGCCGTGGCCTCACTCGACCTGGACCTGACCGACGGGGAAGCCCACCGCCTCGAAGCCCCGTGCACCCCCCCCCGCTACGACTTCCAAGGCGTATCCGACTCCGCCGAACTGGAACGCATCAAGGCAGGCATCCCATCCCCGGCTACGCCAACGTCTGACACCGGCGCTCCGCAGGCCCACGGATCCGCAGTCATGCTGTTCCTGGCGGTGCGGGAGTAGCGTTCTCGGCATGGACCTTCGCACCACAGTCGAGCGTGCTCGACGCCTCAAGCACCTGCACGCCGAGTACACGCCGCTCGTGCTGCCGACCGTCTGGGACGTCTGGTCCGCGAGGACGGCAGCCGACGCCGGATTCCCCGCGCTGACGGTCGGCAGTCATCCGCTCGCCGGCTCCCGAGGAGCGGAGGACCATGAGGGGCAGACCTTCGAGGAGGTGCTCACCGCCGTCCGGCCCATCATCGCGGCCGTCGACGTCCCCGTGTCAGTGGACCTGGAGGCAGGGTACGGGCAGGAGCCCGCGGATCTCATCGCCGGACTCATCGAGGTCGGCGGCGTCGGCCTCAACATCGAGGACACCGTCCATTCGGACGGCGGACGTCTACGCAGCACACAGGAGCACGCCCGCTACGTCGCAGGCCTGCGGACGGCTGCTGACGACGCCGGGATCCCGGTCTGGGTCAACGGGCGCACCGACGTCTTCGCGCATGCGCAGGACGCCGGAGCCGTCCTCCACGAGGCGATCGAGCGGCTGCGGGCGCTGGAGCACGCCGGTGCCGACAGTGTCTACCCGGTACGCATTCAGGACGACGACGAGCTGCTCGAGGCGGTGACCGGTGCCGTCGCCATTCCCGTGAACTCCACGGCCCACCCCGTCCAGCACGACCTTGAGCGCTTTCGCCGCCTGGGTGTCAGGCGGATCACTTATGGTCCGCTGCTGCAAATCGCGATGACGGATGCGATGAAGGACATGCTCGGGCCGTGGACACCCTGAACTGAACTGAACTGAACGAGCTCCGGTGATCCGGCCCGTACGGTCCGGATCACCGGAGCGGGAGGGCGGCTGAGGGCCGGCCGAAGGTCAGTCGGAGATCCCCTACAGCGAGACCGGTCCGGCCGGGATGCGGTGCGTGGTGCCGTTCTCCGAGGACGGGGCGACGAACGACGGGGCCACACCAACGGCATCGGCAGCGACGTGACCCCCCGCGGGGCAGCAGCGCTCGCCCGGTCGTCAGTGGCCGGTCGCAGTCCGGTGCAGCAGTAGGACGTTGCCGAGTGACCTGGGACCCGTTGCGTCCGAGGGGCGGTTGACGATGCCCGACCCGGCGGTGACCATCACGCTCGATCCACCGCCGTCGAGGTTCAACGCCTCCCGGGCGCCCAGGGACTTCATCAATTTCGCGGCAGCGGCCACGCCCAGGCCCTCGCTCCACCCGGCCCGGCGCCCGTCCACGACGACCAGCAGCAGCCGGCCCTGACCGTCGACGCCGATCATGGAGCGCGGGTTGCCGCGGACCACCCAGTTGTAGGTGAAGGTCTGGTCGTCCCCCTCGCGGATGATGCCGTCGGCGAGGGCATTCACCGCGATCCGCCCGTCCCGGACCAGCGTCGGGCCGATCTGGAGGATCGTGGTGTCCGGAGTGAGCGGGACGTCGTGTCCGGCGCCGTCCAGGACGCGCTGGGTGATTCCCAGCCGGGCTCCCGGGCGCGCGTGTGAGACCAGCCATTCGGCGCTCTCGCCGATCGCCTGGAGGGTTGAGCCACCCGCCGGCGGCTTGGCCCCGCGCGTGTGGTGCACCGCCGTCACCCGGTCATCGCGGTCCAGGACCACCTCGGCGCCCGCTCCGGTCGGCGGGGTGCTCCACTCGGGGGTGAAGCGGACGAGCTCGCTCTCGTCGGTGCACTTGAAGTCGTGCTGCGGGCGCTGGGTGGGCTGGTCTCCGCCGACGCCTCCGCAGTTCCAGATCTCGCCGGGGATCCGGTTGACGCCGTCGATCTCCCTCGTGGAGCCGCCCGCCCTGACCGTGATCCGCGTGGTGTACGTGTCGACGTCCAGTTGCCGCCCGCCGTTCGTGATCCTGAAGCCCCCGCGGCCCTGAGTTGCCGCGCCCAGCAGCCGGCCGTCCTTGACGTACAGGCCGAGCGGCGCGCCGGCCCCGAACCACTGGGCATTTATGCCCGCGAGCGCCCCGGCGGCGGCCGCCAGGTCGGGCAGCTTCTCGGGGACGTCGATGCTCGGCCCGAAGTCACTGGCCAGGCGGCCGGTGAACCGCTTGAAGTCCACCTGCAGGACGAACACCCGCTGGAGGGCGCCGGCGTCCGTACCGTCCTGCGCCGTGTACCGGGTGTCCCCGGCGAACCCGGCCGCCCGGACCTGGGCGAGCGCCGCCGTCGCCGCGCGCTGGTCGGCGTACCGGCCGATCCGCACGGTCCACCCCAGGGTGCCGGCCGGGCGGTCGGCGAAGGCGGGGATGAGGACCCGCTCCA is a window from the Streptomyces sp. NBC_01244 genome containing:
- a CDS encoding MFS transporter, coding for MATTTTKIRPRALVRASGGPRYAVALAVDALGTGLLRPFLLLYGVTVLELSAPATGIAMTAGVVLGLVCMPGVGRWLDRGARSTVVAASMLVRVLGVALLLATPAGHVWLFATAALFLGIGNQAWPAAHAALVATIAHGRERDVALAAGRALRNAGLGVGALLATACLAGGTTALQALAAVTGVAYLTAAVLAWSVHLHARPADAPAKDGVGDGAGVGNDGPAPRMRGLLAANVVYVFCLNVPEIALPLVLLTQLHASPVWSAAIFVANTVLVVALQVPVTVLMSRFSRRTSLALAGVVLAASYLGFLAATSLGHGWGAAAVAAVSVVCTIGEILYAGSATALVTALAPAPVLGRSLARFQLSTGFGLAVSPAVITSLASRGPSALWGSLAAATLLAASAVATEKGQGPRLGGCPAPEGRCSSEAGKAPTVQLP
- a CDS encoding histidine kinase; protein product: MNRTTTDRADRAEARTAVLSERGRIARDVHDVLAHSLAGINMQLELTDALIDTGDLEKVREANAKAHALVKESLKQAQWTVHALIETTRRLCEQYPRVAVVVLTTFADDDSILGALGAGSRGYLTKKAGREDITRAIRAAAAGQSVLDREVQDRLLATVRNTATTTTAHAPVSGSALPEDLTRREHEVLARRPGARGQSAVPAVPAFQPVSRAFLRLRSVVAMFLRLLVAAIALLSHSAALRQLNGGRLPGL
- a CDS encoding class I SAM-dependent methyltransferase; the encoded protein is MTRRKSAAEVFDALGERYEDLFGSVPAQLEALQWLVERLPSGAQVLDVGSGTGRPTAEVLVRAGHTVTGIDVSAAMVETARARLPGARFEQADVRTYVPRAAGFDAVCSFFPLLVMDQSDIAAALDRMASWIAPGGYLVLATVPGDIRGLDIEWMGHPVTVSSLSADQHLRQLRAAGLEVLHHHTSSFVPADPLAGPEEHFFCFATRPA
- a CDS encoding discoidin domain-containing protein encodes the protein MGVTRRTVLQAATAAGATGVVGLAGVVGASRTALADGARAASAPGDVVGKVTVGYQGWFACAGDGAPINGWWHWAQNWSQTPSTSNRAIVAWPDVRDYPTTYRTGFGNLGNGQPASLFSSYDQSTVDVHFRWMKEYGIDTAALQRFNPTGGEGPTRDAMAGKVRSAAESQGVKFYVMYDVSDWTSMQTDIKADWVNKMRAHTGSPAYARQNGKPAVCLWGFGFNDNQRPFAPDACLDVLNWFKQQGCYVIGGVPTWWRTGDRDSRPGFSGVYHAFDMLSPWMVGRIGNAGDADNFYNVATVPDLAECTAHGIDYQPCVLPGGVTERQRAHGDFMWRQFYNMGRAGVPSAYISMFDEYNEGNQIAKTAESQLWVPTGSGLAALDEDGTACSSDYYLRLTGDGARMLKGQIPLTPVRPTPPVVGGDTAAPTPPGNLHATAVTDTTVTLAWTASTDDIGVTGYRIRRITGAGATPIGTAPGSSTTFTVTGLTASTSYAFDVQALDAAGSISQPSGQVTPTTAASGSPSVDLALNRPTAESSHTQVYGSGYAVDGQANTYWESANNAFPQWLQVDLGNSVGVRRIVLTLPPATAWATRTQTVAVQGSADGTTFSHLLGASAHTFDPSTGNTTTLALPAATTARHLRLVFTSNTGWPAGQVAEFRVYGA
- a CDS encoding aldo/keto reductase, which translates into the protein MACPVRRSRPRSTTACAGDRAATDGGYADLLYKASADSDRLIIDEVGAIAQTRGISRAQVSLAWLRRNPIVAAPLVGGRTIEQINEAVASLDLDLTDGEAHRLEAPCTPPRYDFQGVSDSAELERIKAGIPSPATPTSDTGAPQAHGSAVMLFLAVRE
- a CDS encoding isocitrate lyase/PEP mutase family protein, which encodes MDLRTTVERARRLKHLHAEYTPLVLPTVWDVWSARTAADAGFPALTVGSHPLAGSRGAEDHEGQTFEEVLTAVRPIIAAVDVPVSVDLEAGYGQEPADLIAGLIEVGGVGLNIEDTVHSDGGRLRSTQEHARYVAGLRTAADDAGIPVWVNGRTDVFAHAQDAGAVLHEAIERLRALEHAGADSVYPVRIQDDDELLEAVTGAVAIPVNSTAHPVQHDLERFRRLGVRRITYGPLLQIAMTDAMKDMLGPWTP
- a CDS encoding phosphodiester glycosidase family protein translates to MRQPSHLAVSSVAFLALCALAALGAAPETGAVGRPTAAPRPVEGVAPEPSTLPLPESKQSTVIAPGVTQTSIVLGRTDADDVWTVHVNQPLTADLPYSQATAALGPKERADRVAAALRAKGLQPRVERVLIPAFADRPAGTLGWTVRIGRYADQRAATAALAQVRAAGFAGDTRYTAQDGTDAGALQRVFVLQVDFKRFTGRLASDFGPSIDVPEKLPDLAAAAGALAGINAQWFGAGAPLGLYVKDGRLLGAATQGRGGFRITNGGRQLDVDTYTTRITVRAGGSTREIDGVNRIPGEIWNCGGVGGDQPTQRPQHDFKCTDESELVRFTPEWSTPPTGAGAEVVLDRDDRVTAVHHTRGAKPPAGGSTLQAIGESAEWLVSHARPGARLGITQRVLDGAGHDVPLTPDTTILQIGPTLVRDGRIAVNALADGIIREGDDQTFTYNWVVRGNPRSMIGVDGQGRLLLVVVDGRRAGWSEGLGVAAAAKLMKSLGAREALNLDGGGSSVMVTAGSGIVNRPSDATGPRSLGNVLLLHRTATGH